A single genomic interval of Lacrimispora sphenoides JCM 1415 harbors:
- a CDS encoding response regulator, protein MDANKNITLLIADDEATIRNGLSTVVPWEQFGITIVGTAEDGREAYEIIKSCNPDIVITDIRMPGMDGLQLMERVKNEKLQTNFIILSGYGDFKYAQKAIQLGAKNYFLKPIKIDELVTEIRQQKEEILQSNHIHSYSAYLNVKSEPKEKFLKRLLKNEFYSYDEIKDEIRRLELKLNDSPFRVMVFSIQGKEDGEQEDEFQQINYLMDIVSEELQETRYEFLISSSSELLTIIHTMQPGNLPVNYRFLAVRCLKRVSRDSIMDLTIGIGKEGASLTDCSNSYKTALMCLSYSFYETDHRIFDESILCTAPPPAAANQMDYNNLMYSIAMNRTEQIREFCREYFSQLLYVPMPPPNYIRGMCIYLITDIQKELGSGKEFSQAEVILPINTIRTFEELKAYMEDFLEACAGKQGSGENGPKNQIIQAAEYYIKSHMGEKILAKDVARHVNLSDVYFTSYFKLKTGINFRDYVIRIKMDHAKGLMERMPDMPVAEVAAATGYDDYRSFYRVFKQNTGVSPSDYNRNSGKIP, encoded by the coding sequence ATGGATGCAAATAAAAATATAACCCTATTGATTGCGGACGATGAAGCGACGATCCGCAATGGGCTGTCTACGGTTGTTCCCTGGGAGCAGTTTGGCATTACCATCGTGGGCACTGCAGAGGATGGCAGGGAGGCTTATGAGATTATTAAGTCCTGCAATCCGGACATTGTCATTACCGATATCCGCATGCCGGGCATGGATGGGCTGCAGCTGATGGAACGGGTAAAAAACGAAAAGCTGCAGACCAATTTTATTATTTTAAGCGGATATGGGGATTTTAAATATGCGCAGAAGGCAATTCAGCTGGGGGCTAAGAATTATTTTCTAAAGCCCATTAAAATCGATGAACTGGTGACGGAGATCAGGCAGCAGAAAGAGGAGATCCTCCAGTCCAACCATATCCATTCTTATTCTGCCTATTTAAATGTCAAATCTGAGCCAAAAGAAAAGTTCTTAAAGAGACTGTTAAAGAACGAATTTTATTCCTATGATGAAATTAAGGATGAAATCAGACGGCTGGAACTTAAGTTAAATGACAGTCCTTTCCGGGTCATGGTTTTTTCCATTCAGGGGAAAGAAGACGGGGAACAAGAGGATGAGTTCCAGCAGATCAATTATCTGATGGATATTGTAAGCGAAGAACTTCAGGAAACCAGATATGAATTTCTTATCTCAAGCTCCAGCGAGCTTTTGACGATCATCCATACCATGCAGCCGGGGAATCTGCCTGTGAATTACCGGTTCCTTGCGGTCCGGTGCTTAAAACGGGTGAGCCGGGATTCGATTATGGACTTAACGATCGGAATCGGTAAGGAAGGAGCCTCGCTTACGGACTGCTCCAATTCCTATAAAACAGCCCTTATGTGCCTGTCCTACAGCTTTTATGAGACAGATCATAGGATCTTTGATGAGAGCATCCTGTGCACTGCGCCGCCGCCTGCAGCAGCTAACCAGATGGATTATAATAATCTGATGTATTCAATTGCAATGAACCGGACGGAGCAAATACGGGAATTCTGCCGGGAATATTTTTCCCAGCTTCTTTATGTGCCGATGCCTCCGCCCAATTATATCCGCGGGATGTGTATTTATCTGATCACGGACATTCAAAAGGAATTGGGAAGCGGCAAAGAATTTTCCCAGGCGGAAGTCATCCTCCCCATTAATACCATACGTACCTTTGAAGAACTGAAGGCTTATATGGAGGATTTTCTGGAAGCGTGTGCGGGAAAGCAGGGATCCGGAGAGAACGGGCCGAAGAACCAGATCATTCAGGCGGCGGAGTATTATATCAAATCCCATATGGGAGAAAAGATACTGGCTAAGGACGTGGCAAGGCACGTAAATCTCAGTGATGTTTATTTTACCAGCTATTTTAAATTAAAGACGGGAATTAATTTCAGGGATTATGTGATCCGGATTAAAATGGATCATGCCAAGGGACTTATGGAACGGATGCCGGATATGCCGGTGGCGGAAGTTGCCGCTGCAACCGGCTACGACGATTACCGTTCCTTCTACCGGGTATTCAAACAGAACACGGGTGTCTCTCCTTCGGATTACAACAGAAACAGCGGAAAAATACCGTAA
- a CDS encoding sensor histidine kinase, translating to MIKRLKETVFKFIGDRKIASKIRICMFSIDIMLTIFICIFARGYFNKLYYEEVEMQMQDTMNVISESLNNMYDTLLTNVISFASTPAIQRVVVSGRDQNNYLNQEGVQVQLINLISSNSMIESVFMVNKDGTCNTVYAYGVRPEKNLSDFLADYGTIDEITWLPNCQSPFLQQQDVIPIVIPLSTLIPGDNVVITTKGEEVATRLVVLLNLQKFQSRLSLSNANYFERSYFVVDSKGNNISIKNPQSMRMVLENQDFIRGVKENNKDTQIRQIADLTDNVVYSQMLPFSDLQLISVLSKESLNRKIAAMNQFIVLMGGAGLIFSVIFSALLSKFITSPLERLMESIRQIKENQYEEPYETKYDDEIGQLNAAVNSMHSTIQSQISQIKEDEHEKYQLEIQLLAEQINPHLLYNTLEGINLEVLNNHTLVASSMINNLGTFMRIGLNYGDELIMVRNEIAHVEAYINIMNHRTNKSISFQSYVEEELNEYRILKLILQPLVENSIKHGFRDEKWGEAVCIPSIDVRFYRKEGWIYIEVTDNGCGIDIDKARDTIYRNEPAGGHHIGLHNVYTRLKIYYGEAEMDFQTIPYYRNSVVIRIPEK from the coding sequence ATGATAAAACGGTTAAAAGAAACGGTTTTTAAATTTATTGGAGACAGGAAGATCGCTTCCAAAATCCGGATTTGCATGTTCAGCATCGACATCATGCTGACAATTTTTATTTGCATTTTTGCAAGAGGTTATTTTAACAAACTCTATTATGAAGAAGTGGAAATGCAGATGCAGGATACCATGAATGTAATTTCGGAATCCTTAAATAACATGTATGATACCTTGCTTACCAATGTAATCAGCTTTGCTTCCACCCCTGCCATACAAAGGGTGGTAGTAAGCGGCCGGGATCAGAACAACTATTTAAACCAGGAAGGGGTTCAGGTCCAGCTCATCAATCTTATAAGCAGCAACAGCATGATTGAGTCGGTGTTTATGGTCAATAAGGATGGAACCTGCAATACGGTATATGCATATGGGGTGAGACCGGAGAAAAACTTATCTGATTTCCTTGCTGATTATGGAACCATTGATGAGATTACCTGGCTTCCTAACTGCCAGAGCCCTTTTTTGCAGCAGCAGGACGTGATTCCCATTGTGATTCCTCTATCAACGCTGATTCCCGGTGATAATGTGGTGATCACCACAAAGGGAGAAGAAGTTGCCACCAGACTGGTGGTCCTGTTAAATCTGCAGAAGTTTCAGAGCAGGCTGTCCTTATCCAATGCCAATTATTTTGAACGCTCTTATTTTGTGGTGGATTCCAAGGGGAATAACATCAGCATTAAAAATCCCCAGTCCATGAGAATGGTGTTAGAAAACCAGGATTTTATCCGGGGAGTAAAGGAAAATAATAAGGATACCCAGATCCGCCAGATTGCGGATTTGACAGACAATGTGGTTTATTCCCAGATGCTTCCCTTTTCGGACCTTCAGCTGATCAGCGTTCTTTCCAAAGAATCTTTAAACAGGAAGATCGCAGCCATGAATCAATTCATCGTCTTAATGGGCGGCGCCGGTCTGATATTTTCTGTGATATTTTCCGCTCTTTTGTCTAAGTTTATCACTTCGCCTCTGGAACGGCTTATGGAGAGCATCCGGCAGATCAAGGAGAATCAATATGAAGAGCCATATGAAACAAAATACGATGATGAAATCGGACAACTGAATGCAGCAGTCAATTCCATGCACAGTACCATTCAGTCCCAAATCAGCCAGATCAAGGAAGATGAGCATGAGAAATACCAGCTGGAGATACAGCTTCTGGCAGAACAGATTAATCCCCATCTGCTTTACAATACACTGGAAGGCATCAACCTTGAAGTGCTGAATAACCATACTCTGGTGGCATCATCCATGATCAATAACCTTGGGACCTTTATGCGGATTGGTTTGAATTATGGGGATGAGCTTATCATGGTCAGAAATGAAATCGCCCATGTGGAAGCTTACATCAATATCATGAACCACAGGACCAATAAGTCTATTTCCTTCCAGTCCTATGTGGAGGAGGAGCTAAATGAGTACCGGATTCTCAAATTGATATTACAGCCCCTGGTGGAAAACTCCATCAAGCATGGCTTTCGGGATGAGAAGTGGGGGGAGGCGGTGTGCATTCCTTCCATTGATGTTCGGTTTTACCGGAAAGAGGGCTGGATCTACATTGAAGTTACTGATAACGGCTGCGGCATTGATATAGATAAAGCCCGTGATACCATTTACCGGAATGAACCGGCGGGAGGCCATCATATCGGGCTTCATAATGTCTATACAAGATTGAAAATCTATTACGGAGAAGCGGAGATGGATTTTCAGACGATTCCATATTACAGGAACAGTGTGGTGATCCGCATTCCCGAAAAATAA
- a CDS encoding ABC transporter substrate-binding protein has protein sequence MKKRALSFMMAGVLAAATLTGCSGGGGTAGTTAAQNQAEGEGTKAASAGETVIKVWTNDRHDSEYVDQKISEFNETNDKGIKIEMTVVTDDYANMLSMAYSSGTAPDIAGISAGQSGFDLKTFADAKILEPLNDRITDADYEKVTEASKLQYEGIDMIDGNVYWIPTGMRSGVRMEYNKALVEAAGVTEFPDTLDGVIDLAKKVTENGGGKSYGVAFTSSVPFIRWIEGTSETSGIYRYDYKNGEFNFDGYKPVIEKSNQFFKDNSVLPGSVSQGVDAMRAQFAEGAFALWGNASQEAGVFTDQFPVTKFDWGVSTVPTLDGEVKGALTIQPQKGYMMLSSSKNKDAAWEVIKFFSSEDFLKGYLEGGYCLPISSYMSDAIDSSKTGRLADFKLQDYESVYPAVPAVAIQGDDYIATLWNAILGNVSADDAIKDLNKRYNEALDNDVSMGKIKRLIIKDFDPMHPNAGTIEYLDK, from the coding sequence ATGAAAAAAAGAGCTTTGAGTTTTATGATGGCAGGAGTCCTGGCTGCTGCAACACTGACCGGCTGTTCCGGCGGAGGGGGTACGGCCGGCACAACTGCAGCGCAGAATCAGGCAGAGGGGGAGGGCACAAAAGCCGCTTCAGCAGGGGAAACCGTGATTAAGGTCTGGACCAATGACCGTCATGACTCCGAGTACGTGGATCAGAAGATCAGCGAATTCAATGAGACCAATGACAAGGGCATCAAGATCGAGATGACTGTGGTAACAGACGATTACGCAAATATGCTTTCCATGGCATATTCCTCCGGCACGGCACCTGATATTGCAGGAATCAGTGCAGGCCAGAGCGGCTTTGATTTAAAGACCTTTGCAGATGCAAAAATCCTGGAGCCCTTAAATGATAGAATTACAGATGCTGATTATGAGAAGGTGACCGAGGCCAGCAAGCTTCAGTATGAAGGAATCGACATGATCGACGGCAATGTATACTGGATTCCAACAGGCATGAGAAGCGGTGTAAGAATGGAGTACAACAAGGCTCTGGTGGAAGCAGCAGGCGTTACAGAGTTTCCGGATACCTTAGATGGTGTCATTGATCTGGCTAAGAAGGTAACGGAAAACGGCGGCGGGAAAAGCTACGGTGTTGCCTTTACCTCAAGTGTTCCCTTCATCAGATGGATTGAAGGAACTTCTGAGACAAGCGGTATCTACCGTTATGACTATAAGAATGGTGAATTTAATTTTGACGGTTACAAACCGGTGATCGAAAAGAGCAACCAGTTCTTTAAAGATAACAGCGTTCTTCCAGGATCCGTATCCCAGGGCGTTGACGCCATGAGAGCACAGTTTGCAGAGGGTGCATTTGCTCTCTGGGGAAATGCATCTCAGGAAGCAGGCGTGTTTACCGATCAGTTCCCGGTTACTAAATTTGACTGGGGAGTATCCACCGTTCCGACTCTTGACGGAGAAGTAAAGGGTGCTTTAACCATTCAGCCTCAGAAGGGGTACATGATGCTCTCTTCTTCCAAGAATAAAGATGCTGCATGGGAAGTTATTAAGTTCTTTTCCAGCGAAGATTTCTTAAAGGGCTACTTAGAGGGCGGCTATTGCCTTCCGATCTCCAGCTATATGAGCGATGCGATCGATTCCTCTAAGACCGGAAGACTGGCAGATTTCAAATTACAGGATTACGAAAGCGTATATCCGGCAGTACCGGCTGTGGCTATCCAGGGTGATGATTATATAGCAACTCTTTGGAATGCGATCTTAGGCAATGTCAGTGCTGATGATGCGATCAAAGATTTAAACAAGAGATACAATGAGGCGCTTGACAATGATGTAAGCATGGGCAAGATTAAGAGACTTATCATCAAGGACTTTGACCCGATGCATCCAAATGCAGGAACTATTGAGTACTTAGACAAATAA
- a CDS encoding carbohydrate ABC transporter permease, translating to MKEKLSFAERLKRAGSRGDFASVFMLLPAVFLLVVISIYPFCWLFRYIFYDYNGFTAYYIGFKNFTRMFQDAVFWRSVLHTFEYAVMKLIIIIPLSLLLAVLLNQKIKGSGIFRGIYFMPTVISSAVYSLIFGFIFAVYNGVLNAYLQKLGMIHSPIDWLGSASIVMISIIIVAVWGGFGNYMILFMSGLSSISEEIYESCKMDGANGVQSFFYITLPMLSPVLKVILMLAITTALKDYESILVLTNGGPNSRSEVMFTYIYKLIFGSQTTPQIGYATVLSIMAALIIGVITAVYMYLARKLDDVV from the coding sequence ATGAAAGAAAAATTAAGCTTTGCGGAGCGATTGAAACGGGCAGGCAGCAGGGGGGATTTTGCTTCTGTTTTCATGCTGCTTCCGGCAGTGTTCTTGCTGGTGGTGATATCCATCTATCCTTTCTGCTGGCTTTTCCGATATATTTTCTATGATTATAACGGATTTACAGCCTACTATATAGGATTTAAAAACTTTACCAGAATGTTTCAGGATGCCGTTTTCTGGCGCAGCGTCCTTCATACCTTTGAATATGCAGTGATGAAGTTAATCATCATCATACCCTTATCCCTGCTTCTTGCTGTATTGCTGAATCAGAAGATCAAGGGAAGCGGAATCTTCCGTGGGATTTATTTCATGCCTACGGTCATAAGCTCCGCCGTTTACAGCCTTATATTCGGCTTTATCTTTGCCGTATACAACGGCGTATTGAATGCTTATCTGCAGAAGCTTGGAATGATCCATTCCCCCATTGACTGGCTGGGAAGCGCCTCCATCGTTATGATATCCATTATCATCGTGGCGGTATGGGGCGGATTCGGAAACTATATGATTCTGTTCATGTCAGGTCTTTCCAGCATCTCGGAAGAAATATACGAAAGCTGCAAGATGGACGGGGCTAATGGGGTACAGTCATTTTTTTATATCACCCTTCCCATGCTGAGTCCTGTCTTAAAGGTTATCTTAATGCTGGCTATAACTACGGCGCTGAAGGATTATGAATCGATCCTTGTACTTACCAATGGAGGACCAAACAGCAGATCCGAGGTAATGTTTACCTATATTTATAAGCTGATATTCGGTTCACAGACAACGCCCCAGATCGGTTATGCAACCGTACTCAGCATTATGGCGGCTCTTATTATCGGCGTGATTACAGCCGTTTATATGTACCTTGCAAGAAAACTGGATGATGTGGTTTAA
- a CDS encoding carbohydrate ABC transporter permease, translating into MEKTHTVYSKKTKVMRSLLFLLLLVISLITLYPVIYIILGSFKANNELLLGGTDILPKTFIFDNYKQAWEKANFAVYTVNSLMISLGVMVLSILTTTMAGYVFARKKFKGKELLYSIFVAFMFVNVGSVSLRPLFELAVKVKMNTSLLSIILISTGMGQATYIFLVRGFMNTISKELDEAAKLDGCTFFQIYYKIILPLLKPVIATIGLLSFRTGWNEYIMPLVFTMSNDKLRPLTVGVVMLKNSGDGTAAWNLMFAGSTISIIPIIVIYMCTSRYFMSGLTAGAVKG; encoded by the coding sequence ATGGAAAAGACACATACCGTATATTCAAAAAAGACAAAAGTAATGCGAAGCCTTCTGTTCCTGCTTCTCCTGGTTATTTCGCTGATAACCCTTTACCCGGTTATCTATATTATACTGGGATCTTTTAAGGCGAATAATGAACTGCTTTTAGGAGGCACTGACATTCTGCCTAAAACATTTATCTTTGACAACTACAAGCAGGCCTGGGAAAAGGCCAATTTCGCGGTCTATACTGTGAACAGCCTTATGATAAGCCTTGGTGTCATGGTATTGTCCATCCTGACAACGACCATGGCCGGATACGTGTTCGCTAGAAAAAAATTCAAAGGAAAAGAGTTATTGTACAGCATTTTTGTGGCCTTTATGTTTGTCAACGTGGGAAGTGTAAGCTTAAGACCACTGTTTGAACTCGCTGTGAAGGTGAAAATGAACACCTCCCTTCTAAGCATTATCCTGATTTCCACTGGTATGGGACAGGCAACCTACATTTTCCTGGTACGAGGATTTATGAATACCATTTCCAAGGAACTTGATGAGGCGGCTAAATTAGATGGCTGTACTTTTTTCCAGATTTATTATAAAATAATATTACCACTTTTAAAACCGGTCATTGCGACCATTGGACTTCTTTCGTTCCGTACCGGCTGGAATGAATACATCATGCCGTTGGTGTTCACCATGTCCAACGACAAGCTCCGCCCTCTGACCGTGGGCGTTGTCATGTTAAAGAACAGCGGAGACGGAACGGCTGCATGGAACCTGATGTTTGCAGGCTCTACAATTTCAATCATACCGATCATAGTCATATATATGTGCACCAGCCGCTATTTCATGAGCGGGTTGACTGCTGGCGCGGTAAAGGGATAA
- a CDS encoding acyltransferase domain-containing protein, whose protein sequence is MNNYIWCKELLLKRKNPEHAAEAVELGIRHAKMLNLDAYLLPVVYIDWMLPEAIDEFKNQGIPEWVLLESMKDIEIWIKVYRRYHGDKVGLDQIEWVFRSVSGRVRRFGSLQFEEVTYELPFLIYKNRQTGEYKALACPGLKVDQDGYFSGTNGRNLNRESETYVKVLKETVTGFSPDLKQGVLEMEKAVTLNLSDWELKLAPGEKAVAVHIPEGADLSPDKIDSALETAKEYYSGSLLVCDSWLLDPHLEAILPEKSRIISFMKRFYKMPLKTEQPQILERVMGFDCSMEKLENYPCSTSLQISLKKYLLGGKEMFTTAGFLPWK, encoded by the coding sequence ATGAATAATTACATATGGTGCAAGGAGCTTCTGCTGAAAAGAAAGAACCCGGAACACGCTGCAGAAGCGGTAGAGCTTGGGATCCGGCATGCGAAAATGCTGAACCTGGATGCTTATTTGCTTCCGGTCGTTTATATAGACTGGATGCTGCCGGAGGCTATTGATGAATTTAAAAATCAGGGGATCCCGGAATGGGTTCTTCTGGAATCCATGAAGGATATTGAAATCTGGATTAAGGTTTACCGTAGATACCATGGGGATAAGGTTGGCCTTGATCAGATTGAGTGGGTGTTCCGGTCCGTTTCCGGCAGGGTGCGTCGGTTTGGCAGCCTGCAGTTTGAGGAGGTGACTTATGAATTACCCTTCCTGATTTATAAAAACAGGCAGACCGGCGAATATAAGGCTTTGGCATGTCCTGGACTTAAAGTAGATCAGGATGGTTATTTTTCGGGGACCAATGGCAGAAATTTAAACAGGGAGTCCGAAACATATGTAAAGGTTCTGAAAGAAACGGTGACTGGTTTTTCGCCGGATCTTAAGCAGGGAGTGCTTGAGATGGAGAAAGCGGTAACGCTTAATTTGTCTGACTGGGAGCTTAAACTGGCTCCGGGAGAAAAGGCGGTAGCAGTTCACATTCCGGAAGGGGCAGACCTTTCTCCCGATAAAATTGATTCTGCTTTGGAAACGGCAAAAGAATATTATTCAGGAAGCCTTCTAGTCTGTGACAGCTGGCTGCTGGATCCTCATCTGGAGGCTATTCTGCCGGAGAAAAGCCGGATCATAAGTTTTATGAAGCGTTTTTACAAAATGCCCTTAAAGACGGAACAGCCCCAGATTCTGGAACGGGTTATGGGGTTTGATTGTTCTATGGAAAAACTGGAGAATTACCCAT